One segment of Clostridium ljungdahlii DSM 13528 DNA contains the following:
- a CDS encoding germination lipoprotein GerS-related protein: protein MRKRLLILGIMFFILSVIFSSCGKDPQNTEKIIYYLKNLNSYSCNVNILIKNDKQQINYNGRQFYDSRYGERFDLDNNRIIIYKDNKIYVKDIKRGNSYNIDKNFQSLFKFSFIKEYISLLYTNEKIENSFKKVGNEEYQVINLDIPGNNKNMYKAQLYVNIKDNVPAYVIIYDSKYKKRIEIKYTDFKSNVELKEDMFKIN from the coding sequence GTGAGAAAAAGACTACTGATATTAGGAATTATGTTTTTTATTTTAAGTGTAATTTTTTCATCTTGTGGTAAAGACCCTCAAAATACAGAGAAAATAATTTATTATTTAAAGAATTTGAACAGCTACAGCTGCAATGTAAATATTTTAATAAAAAATGACAAACAGCAGATAAATTATAATGGAAGGCAATTTTATGACAGTAGATATGGAGAGAGATTTGATTTAGACAACAATAGAATAATTATTTATAAAGATAACAAAATATATGTTAAGGATATTAAAAGAGGAAATTCCTATAATATAGATAAAAATTTTCAAAGTTTATTTAAGTTTAGTTTTATAAAAGAATATATCTCTCTCCTTTATACGAATGAAAAGATTGAAAATTCATTTAAAAAGGTTGGAAATGAAGAATATCAAGTTATAAATTTAGACATACCTGGCAATAATAAAAATATGTATAAAGCCCAGTTGTATGTAAATATAAAAGATAATGTTCCTGCATACGTCATAATATACGATTCTAAATATAAAAAACGGATAGAAATTAAATATACTGATTTTAAATCCAATGTGGAATTAAAAGAGGATATGTTTAAGATAAATTAG
- the ftsX gene encoding permease-like cell division protein FtsX — protein sequence MRISTVSFSIKDAFRNLNRNKTISIASAATVAATLFIFGIYLLAMMNIKQGILEVQSKVEVKIYLQDNITRIQKRNIEDKINTTDGVVDVSYETKSQALDKFRNQLGQENKSLVEGLEKDNPIPSAYIVKVSDPQVVSRVVKNVQGMPGIYSVQDAREIVDKIIAITRTIKWVGTIIFIILIGVSLFLIGNTIKITVYSRRKEIGIMKYIGATDWFIRWPFIIEGIIIGIAGGIVSDIILYYLYKIVYVKAASTLVIMQLISPTYVITSILGIFILVGIIIGAAGSALSIRKFLEV from the coding sequence ATGAGGATTAGTACTGTAAGTTTTTCTATTAAGGATGCATTTAGAAATTTAAATAGAAATAAAACTATAAGTATAGCATCTGCAGCTACGGTAGCAGCTACGCTTTTTATTTTCGGTATATACCTGCTTGCTATGATGAATATCAAACAGGGTATATTGGAAGTGCAATCTAAAGTAGAGGTAAAGATATATCTTCAGGATAATATAACTAGAATTCAGAAGAGAAATATCGAGGACAAAATAAATACTACAGATGGAGTAGTCGATGTAAGTTACGAAACAAAATCTCAGGCATTAGATAAGTTTAGAAATCAGTTGGGACAGGAAAATAAATCTTTAGTAGAGGGACTTGAAAAGGACAATCCAATTCCAAGTGCATACATAGTGAAGGTTTCAGATCCCCAAGTCGTGTCCCGGGTAGTTAAAAATGTACAGGGAATGCCAGGAATATATAGTGTGCAAGATGCTAGAGAAATTGTGGATAAAATTATAGCTATAACTAGAACTATAAAATGGGTAGGAACTATTATATTTATAATATTAATAGGAGTTTCACTATTTTTAATAGGAAATACAATAAAGATAACTGTTTATTCTAGAAGAAAAGAAATAGGAATAATGAAATACATTGGAGCTACAGACTGGTTTATAAGATGGCCTTTTATTATAGAAGGTATTATAATAGGTATTGCAGGGGGAATAGTGTCGGATATAATACTTTATTATCTATATAAGATAGTATATGTTAAAGCAGCATCTACCCTTGTAATAATGCAGTTAATTAGTCCTACTTATGTAATCACTAGTATTTTGGGAATATTTATTCTGGTGGGTATTATTATAGGCGCTGCAGGAAGTGCACTATCTATTAGAAAATTCTTGGAAGTTTAA
- a CDS encoding PDZ domain-containing protein, with protein MILLYTLKSIAFALTEPYLIIILAVLALVLYRKNKQITVMQKMIIGERVNSPFELTMSQIVIGIFAGVVITTIMSYLGIVFDESSSVDLVFLASIIFMFFNPRFICFSYSGAVLGFLSLTMAILSSKFNLPNLNFLKIDVVALMSMVAVIHFVEGILIIFDGKTGSIPVFTSKGGSIIGGFALRRYWIVPVAIFFMIHDKSAIASSWQVSLPGWWPIVKTSIPFNILKNAVLTLMPFYAVVGYNSVTFTKSVKEKSRISGVIVMLYGIILFGIAQLAVLNVVLKFFVVIFAPLAHEGIIILQRYLENRGAPKYISSSEGIMVLAVAPNSPASEMGIKTGDLLVEVNGEKIESEDRITEIVKEYSNFIWFKVKNVSGALEQVSYNKMNKDKRLGIVFVPRKVPKDSMVVKFDKSRFSQMLNDMKNKDKDKDKDD; from the coding sequence ATGATATTATTGTATACATTGAAGTCCATAGCTTTTGCATTGACAGAACCTTATTTAATAATTATTTTAGCTGTTCTTGCACTTGTGTTATACAGAAAAAATAAACAGATAACTGTAATGCAAAAGATGATAATTGGAGAAAGAGTTAACTCTCCTTTTGAACTTACAATGTCACAAATTGTAATAGGAATTTTTGCAGGGGTTGTCATTACTACTATTATGTCGTATTTAGGAATAGTTTTTGATGAAAGTTCCTCTGTAGATTTAGTATTTTTAGCATCTATAATATTTATGTTTTTTAATCCAAGATTCATATGTTTTTCTTACTCTGGTGCAGTACTTGGATTTCTAAGTCTTACGATGGCTATATTATCTTCAAAGTTTAACCTTCCAAATTTGAATTTCTTAAAAATAGATGTAGTTGCACTTATGAGTATGGTAGCTGTAATACATTTTGTAGAGGGAATTTTAATTATATTTGACGGAAAGACGGGATCTATTCCGGTTTTTACAAGTAAAGGTGGCAGTATAATAGGTGGATTTGCCCTGCGAAGGTATTGGATAGTTCCAGTGGCTATATTTTTTATGATTCATGATAAATCTGCAATAGCAAGTTCATGGCAGGTGTCTCTTCCTGGATGGTGGCCTATAGTAAAAACTTCTATACCGTTTAATATTTTGAAGAATGCAGTTCTTACATTAATGCCATTTTATGCTGTAGTAGGATACAATAGTGTGACTTTTACTAAAAGTGTAAAGGAAAAGAGTCGAATATCTGGTGTTATTGTAATGCTATACGGTATTATTTTATTTGGGATAGCACAATTGGCAGTTTTAAATGTTGTGTTGAAATTCTTTGTAGTTATATTTGCACCTTTAGCTCATGAAGGAATTATTATCCTGCAAAGGTATTTGGAAAATAGAGGGGCACCTAAATACATAAGCAGCAGTGAAGGGATTATGGTACTTGCTGTGGCACCTAATTCACCTGCAAGTGAAATGGGAATAAAAACTGGAGATTTGTTGGTGGAAGTAAATGGCGAAAAAATTGAAAGTGAAGATAGAATAACTGAAATAGTAAAGGAATATTCAAATTTTATTTGGTTTAAAGTAAAAAATGTATCTGGGGCTTTAGAACAGGTTAGCTATAACAAGATGAACAAAGATAAGAGGCTTGGAATAGTTTTTGTACCCAGAAAGGTACCTAAGGACAGTATGGTTGTAAAGTTTGATAAAAGCCGATTTTCTCAAATGCTAAACGATATGAAAAATAAGGATAAAGATAAGGATAAGGATGATTAG
- a CDS encoding transketolase family protein produces MSNKIATREAYGKALVELGAENKKVVVLDADLSKSTKTAKFKDAYPDRFMDMGIAEGNMMAVAAGLSTCDKIPFVSTFAMFATGRAFEQVRNSICYPKLNVKICATHAGITVGEDGASHQSVEDISLMRSIPNMTVICPSDAVEAEAAVKAVAEMDGPCYVRLGRSGVSVINDNADYKFEIGKAVQLREGKDAVIIATGIMVDAALEAYNNLAEEGIKVSVLNIHTIKPIDKEAVINAARQTGAVITAEEHSVIGGLGSAVCEVLSENLPTPVVRVGIKDTFGQSGKPAELLKAYKLTAEDIVKAVKKCMALK; encoded by the coding sequence ATGTCAAATAAAATAGCAACTAGAGAAGCTTATGGAAAAGCATTAGTGGAATTAGGAGCTGAAAATAAAAAAGTAGTAGTCCTTGATGCGGATCTTTCAAAGTCTACTAAGACTGCTAAGTTTAAAGATGCATATCCAGATAGATTTATGGACATGGGAATAGCTGAAGGTAATATGATGGCAGTAGCAGCAGGTTTGTCTACTTGTGATAAGATACCTTTTGTAAGTACTTTTGCCATGTTTGCAACGGGAAGAGCATTTGAGCAGGTAAGAAATTCTATATGCTATCCTAAATTAAATGTTAAAATATGTGCTACTCATGCTGGTATTACAGTAGGGGAAGATGGAGCATCTCATCAGTCGGTAGAGGATATATCGCTTATGAGAAGTATACCTAATATGACAGTTATATGTCCAAGTGATGCAGTAGAAGCAGAAGCTGCCGTTAAAGCTGTAGCTGAAATGGATGGACCTTGTTATGTAAGACTTGGTAGGTCAGGAGTATCTGTTATAAATGACAATGCAGATTATAAATTTGAAATAGGAAAAGCAGTACAGCTTAGAGAAGGAAAAGATGCAGTTATTATTGCAACTGGTATAATGGTTGACGCAGCACTAGAAGCATATAATAATCTAGCAGAAGAAGGCATTAAAGTATCAGTCTTAAACATACATACAATAAAACCTATAGACAAGGAAGCAGTAATAAATGCAGCAAGACAAACTGGTGCGGTCATAACTGCAGAAGAGCACAGTGTTATTGGGGGACTTGGATCAGCTGTATGCGAAGTTTTAAGTGAAAATTTACCTACTCCAGTAGTAAGGGTAGGCATAAAAGATACTTTTGGTCAAAGTGGAAAGCCTGCAGAACTCTTAAAAGCCTATAAACTTACAGCAGAGGATATAGTGAAAGCTGTTAAAAAATGTATGGCTTTAAAATAG
- a CDS encoding type II toxin-antitoxin system PemK/MazF family toxin, with the protein MTTVVKRGDIFYADLSPVVGSEQGGVRPVIILQNDVGNKYSPTVIVAAITSQINKAKLPTHVEISSEAYGLNKDSVVLLEQIRTLDKRRLKEKIGHMTDVDMKKVDGALLVSVGLQ; encoded by the coding sequence ATGACAACAGTAGTGAAAAGAGGAGATATATTTTATGCTGATTTGAGCCCTGTAGTTGGGTCTGAACAAGGAGGGGTAAGGCCGGTTATTATCCTACAAAATGATGTAGGTAATAAGTACAGTCCCACTGTAATTGTTGCGGCTATTACTTCTCAGATAAATAAAGCAAAACTACCTACTCATGTTGAAATTTCTTCAGAAGCCTATGGGTTAAATAAAGATTCGGTAGTGCTGCTTGAACAAATAAGAACTTTAGATAAAAGAAGGTTAAAGGAAAAAATTGGTCATATGACGGATGTAGATATGAAAAAGGTAGATGGTGCACTTCTAGTGAGTGTAGGACTACAGTAA
- a CDS encoding transketolase, whose protein sequence is MKKDIEELKKIAVTIRKDIIKMLTESSSGHPGGSLSAVEVLTTLYFYEMNINPEQPRDLDRDRFVLSKGHAAPALYSTLARKGYFDVDELKSLRKIGSMLQGHPNMNEVPGIDMSTGSLGQGISAAVGMALAGKMDKKDYRVYTLLGDGELEEGEVWEAAMAAGHYKLDNLTAFVDANGLQIDGPCEEVMSAYPIGDKFKAFKWNVIEVNGHSFEELIDAIEKAKTVKNKPTMIVCKTIKGKGVSFMENEVGWHGSAPNIEQCEKALAELGGEE, encoded by the coding sequence GTGAAAAAAGATATAGAAGAACTTAAGAAGATTGCTGTAACTATAAGAAAAGACATAATAAAAATGTTAACCGAATCTAGTTCAGGTCATCCAGGTGGTTCATTATCTGCAGTAGAGGTTTTAACCACTTTATATTTTTATGAAATGAATATTAATCCGGAACAACCTAGAGATTTAGATAGGGATAGATTTGTATTATCAAAAGGACATGCAGCACCTGCATTATATAGTACTCTTGCAAGAAAAGGATATTTTGATGTAGATGAGTTAAAGTCACTTAGAAAGATCGGATCAATGCTTCAAGGACATCCTAATATGAATGAAGTACCAGGAATAGATATGTCTACAGGCTCTTTAGGACAGGGGATATCTGCAGCTGTAGGAATGGCATTAGCTGGAAAAATGGATAAAAAGGATTACAGAGTTTATACTTTATTAGGTGATGGAGAACTTGAAGAAGGTGAAGTTTGGGAGGCAGCTATGGCTGCAGGACATTATAAACTAGATAATCTTACAGCTTTTGTAGATGCTAATGGACTTCAAATAGATGGACCTTGCGAAGAAGTAATGTCAGCATATCCAATTGGGGATAAGTTTAAGGCATTTAAGTGGAATGTTATAGAAGTGAATGGACATAGTTTTGAAGAACTAATAGATGCTATTGAAAAAGCGAAAACAGTTAAAAACAAACCAACTATGATAGTATGTAAGACTATTAAAGGTAAGGGAGTTTCTTTCATGGAAAATGAAGTTGGCTGGCATGGTTCAGCGCCAAATATAGAACAATGTGAGAAAGCATTAGCTGAACTTGGAGGTGAGGAGTAA
- the uvrB gene encoding excinuclease ABC subunit UvrB: MGVFKIHSKFKPTGDQPKAIDSIADGVLKGNKFQTLLGVTGSGKTFTMANIIEKVQKPTLVLAHNKTLAAQLCSEFRDFFPDNSVEYFVSYYDYYQPEAYIPQTDTYIEKDASINDEIDKLRHSATSALLERKDVIVVASVSCIYGLGNPEEYKKLTLSLRPGMIKNRDEVLKKLVEIQYERNDINFVRGTFRVKGDIVDIFPAASTDHAIRVEFFGDEIDKIREFDVLTGDTIGFRKHANIFPASHFATSREKMELAIEKIEEELEHRLKELTSQDKLLEAQRLKQRTNFDIEMMREVGYCSGIENYSRIMDGRAKGSPPQTLIDYFPDDFLLFIDESHVTLPQVKAMYAGDRSRKDSLVEYGFRLPSAYDNRPLKFQEFEKKINQVVFVSATPADYELEHSENVAEQILRPTGLLDPEIIVKPIKGQIDDLYNSIQKTISRGYRILVTTLTKKMAEDLTDYFKDMNVKARYLHSSIATIDRMKIIRDLRKGEFDVLVGINLLREGLDIPEVALVAILDADKEGFLRSERSLIQTIGRAARNSESKVIMYADVITKSMDKAISETKRRRKIQIEYNKKNGIVPKTINKAIREVIESTMVLEEKEEYNSLEEAVKADNEKIDELIEAHERQMKTAAKELRFEEAAKLRDAILKLKKQKNK; the protein is encoded by the coding sequence ATGGGAGTTTTTAAAATACATTCTAAGTTTAAACCTACTGGAGATCAACCCAAAGCTATAGATAGTATAGCAGATGGTGTTTTAAAAGGAAATAAATTTCAAACATTACTTGGAGTAACTGGATCTGGTAAGACTTTTACTATGGCAAACATAATAGAAAAAGTACAAAAACCTACACTAGTGCTTGCACATAATAAAACTTTGGCAGCACAGTTATGTTCGGAATTCAGAGATTTCTTTCCAGATAATTCTGTAGAATATTTTGTATCATATTATGATTATTATCAACCAGAAGCATATATACCTCAGACAGATACTTATATAGAAAAAGATGCATCTATAAATGATGAAATTGATAAATTAAGACATTCTGCTACTTCTGCACTCCTGGAAAGAAAAGATGTGATTGTAGTAGCGTCAGTATCTTGTATTTATGGACTTGGAAATCCTGAAGAATATAAAAAATTAACTTTGTCTCTAAGGCCGGGAATGATAAAAAATAGAGATGAAGTCCTAAAAAAATTAGTAGAAATACAGTATGAAAGAAATGATATAAATTTTGTAAGAGGGACCTTTAGGGTAAAAGGGGATATAGTGGACATATTTCCAGCAGCATCTACAGATCACGCTATAAGGGTAGAGTTTTTTGGAGATGAAATTGATAAGATAAGGGAGTTTGATGTGCTCACAGGAGATACCATTGGATTTAGAAAACATGCAAATATATTTCCAGCATCCCATTTTGCCACTTCAAGAGAAAAAATGGAATTAGCCATAGAAAAGATAGAAGAAGAATTAGAACACAGACTTAAAGAACTTACATCTCAGGATAAATTGCTTGAAGCACAAAGGTTAAAACAGAGAACTAATTTTGACATAGAAATGATGAGAGAAGTAGGATATTGCAGTGGAATTGAAAATTATTCTAGAATAATGGATGGAAGAGCTAAGGGAAGTCCTCCACAAACCCTTATTGATTATTTTCCAGATGATTTTTTGCTTTTTATAGATGAAAGTCATGTTACTCTTCCTCAGGTAAAAGCCATGTATGCGGGAGATAGATCCAGGAAAGATTCATTAGTGGAATATGGTTTTAGGCTTCCTTCTGCCTACGATAACAGACCTTTAAAATTTCAAGAATTTGAAAAGAAGATAAATCAGGTTGTGTTTGTGAGTGCTACACCTGCAGACTATGAGTTAGAACATTCCGAAAATGTGGCAGAACAAATATTAAGACCTACAGGACTTTTAGATCCTGAAATTATAGTGAAACCAATTAAAGGACAAATAGATGATTTGTATAATAGTATACAAAAAACTATATCAAGAGGATATAGGATACTTGTCACTACACTTACTAAAAAGATGGCAGAAGATTTAACAGATTATTTTAAAGACATGAATGTCAAGGCAAGATATCTTCATTCCAGTATAGCTACTATAGATAGGATGAAGATAATAAGGGATTTGAGAAAAGGAGAATTTGACGTCTTAGTGGGAATTAATCTTCTAAGAGAGGGACTTGATATACCTGAAGTTGCATTAGTTGCAATTTTAGATGCAGATAAGGAAGGATTTTTAAGATCAGAGAGATCTCTTATTCAAACTATAGGAAGGGCTGCAAGAAACTCTGAAAGCAAAGTTATAATGTATGCCGATGTTATTACAAAATCTATGGATAAAGCTATAAGTGAAACTAAAAGAAGAAGAAAAATACAAATTGAGTATAATAAGAAGAATGGAATAGTTCCAAAAACAATTAATAAGGCAATTAGAGAAGTTATAGAGTCAACTATGGTTTTGGAAGAAAAAGAAGAATATAATAGTTTAGAAGAAGCAGTAAAGGCGGACAATGAAAAAATAGATGAACTCATTGAAGCTCATGAAAGACAAATGAAAACGGCAGCAAAAGAACTTAGATTTGAAGAAGCTGCTAAACTCAGAGATGCAATACTTAAGTTAAAAAAACAGAAAAATAAATAA
- a CDS encoding CopG family ribbon-helix-helix protein → MSNSKRLVVNLSETLYNEFNKALKEDCKKRSEFIREVIILYINEKKRLNRISEMEKGYREMAQLNLEFAEMGFASDIKELKEYEAKLSESDLSDDNSSEKRRYILC, encoded by the coding sequence ATGTCAAATTCTAAAAGATTGGTGGTAAACCTCTCAGAAACACTATACAATGAATTTAACAAAGCACTTAAAGAAGATTGCAAAAAAAGAAGTGAATTTATTAGGGAAGTTATCATATTATATATTAATGAGAAAAAAAGGTTAAATAGAATATCAGAAATGGAAAAAGGATATAGGGAAATGGCGCAGCTTAATCTTGAATTCGCAGAAATGGGCTTTGCAAGTGACATAAAGGAATTAAAAGAATATGAAGCGAAGCTTTCGGAGAGTGATTTGTCAGATGACAACAGTAGTGAAAAGAGGAGATATATTTTATGCTGA
- a CDS encoding S41 family peptidase, translating into MNSKRKWIGWTIAIVLITNILTMFGTTSFITSAQGNTVGNFGKLFEIRSQLYKYYDGPINDATLVEGAIKGMTSSLNDPYTVFMNKKEFQDFNVQTQGNYSGVGIQVAAKDSNIVVMDVFDNSPSKKAGIMKNDVIEKVNGTSVSGKDLDKAVSLMKGQENTEVTLTLYRESKGNFDVKVKRQKIDIATVKGEMLQDNVGYIQVSMFDENTAKNFKDQLNKLRSQGMKSLIIDLRDNPGGLLDQCVDMVSNFVPSGKVIVSTVDKYNNKKEYKSKGGDFTNLPLTVLTNGNSASASEIFSGAIRDYKIGTLVGEKTYGKGVVQTILDTGSGTALKVTISKYYTPNGENIHKKGIKPNIEVVYPEELKKAAYDRNKDPQFSKALEIAKSKIK; encoded by the coding sequence TTGAATAGCAAGAGAAAATGGATAGGATGGACTATAGCAATTGTACTTATAACAAATATCCTTACAATGTTTGGAACTACAAGTTTTATAACAAGCGCTCAGGGAAATACTGTAGGAAATTTTGGAAAACTATTTGAAATTAGAAGTCAATTATATAAATATTATGATGGACCTATAAACGATGCAACTTTAGTTGAAGGTGCCATTAAAGGAATGACTTCATCGCTGAATGATCCTTATACTGTATTTATGAATAAAAAAGAATTTCAAGATTTTAATGTTCAAACTCAGGGAAATTATAGTGGTGTTGGAATTCAGGTTGCAGCAAAAGACAGTAATATTGTTGTAATGGATGTATTTGATAATTCCCCTTCAAAAAAAGCGGGAATAATGAAAAATGATGTAATTGAGAAAGTAAATGGTACTAGTGTTAGTGGAAAAGATCTAGATAAAGCTGTATCTTTAATGAAGGGTCAGGAGAATACGGAAGTTACGCTGACATTATATAGAGAGAGCAAAGGAAATTTTGATGTAAAAGTTAAAAGACAGAAAATAGACATTGCCACTGTAAAAGGTGAAATGCTGCAGGATAATGTAGGATATATTCAAGTAAGTATGTTTGATGAAAATACTGCAAAAAACTTTAAAGATCAATTGAACAAATTGAGGAGTCAGGGTATGAAATCATTGATTATAGATTTAAGAGATAATCCAGGTGGACTTTTAGATCAATGTGTTGATATGGTGTCTAATTTTGTACCTAGCGGTAAAGTTATAGTTTCTACAGTTGATAAATACAACAATAAAAAAGAGTATAAATCAAAAGGTGGAGATTTTACTAATTTGCCTTTGACAGTATTGACTAATGGAAATAGTGCCAGCGCATCGGAAATATTTTCAGGAGCCATTAGAGATTATAAAATTGGAACTTTAGTTGGAGAAAAAACCTATGGGAAAGGAGTAGTTCAGACTATACTTGATACAGGAAGCGGCACTGCACTCAAAGTTACTATATCAAAGTATTATACTCCAAATGGGGAAAACATACACAAGAAAGGGATAAAACCTAATATAGAAGTGGTATATCCTGAAGAACTCAAGAAAGCTGCTTATGATAGGAACAAAGATCCTCAATTTAGCAAAGCACTTGAAATAGCAAAAAGCAAAATAAAATAG
- the ftsE gene encoding cell division ATP-binding protein FtsE — MIQFKNVSKVYNNNIFALSNINLKIEKGEFVFLVGPSGAGKTTFVKALLKEVQPTSGDIIVNNLNITKLKRSKIPLYRRKLGVVFQDFRLIPTLNVYENVAFAMRVIEAHPKEIRKKVPVVLSLVGLANKYKSFPHELSGGEQQRISLARAIVNNPSILIADEPTGNLDPDTSMDIMETINDINEAGTTVLMATHASDIVDSMRKRVIALEKGIIVRDEQRGAYGYED; from the coding sequence ATGATACAGTTCAAAAACGTAAGCAAGGTTTACAATAATAACATATTCGCACTGTCAAATATAAATTTGAAAATTGAAAAAGGGGAATTTGTTTTTTTAGTTGGACCTAGCGGAGCGGGAAAAACTACTTTTGTAAAGGCACTTTTGAAAGAAGTTCAACCTACATCAGGAGACATTATAGTTAACAATCTCAATATCACAAAATTAAAAAGAAGCAAGATACCTTTATATAGAAGAAAATTAGGAGTAGTTTTTCAAGATTTTAGGCTGATACCTACTTTAAATGTTTATGAAAATGTAGCATTTGCAATGAGGGTTATTGAAGCTCATCCAAAAGAAATAAGAAAAAAAGTACCTGTTGTACTTTCTTTAGTTGGGTTGGCAAATAAATACAAGTCGTTTCCACATGAACTTTCTGGAGGAGAACAGCAGAGAATTTCACTGGCAAGGGCTATAGTAAACAACCCATCCATATTAATAGCTGATGAACCTACAGGAAACTTAGACCCAGATACTTCTATGGACATAATGGAAACAATAAACGATATAAACGAGGCTGGAACAACAGTACTAATGGCAACTCATGCAAGCGATATAGTTGATTCTATGAGAAAGAGAGTTATAGCACTGGAAAAAGGTATTATAGTAAGAGATGAGCAAAGGGGTGCATACGGATATGAGGATTAG